In Mycolicibacterium alvei, a single window of DNA contains:
- a CDS encoding thioredoxin family protein, with translation MHLDLDNLESALALKPIALVHFWSVGSPGGDGFELIYDRSARRHPAVLHADVNTDQQQHLAQIAGVADVPTTLVFRDGVLIYREPGALSARVLEELIQQIKLVDMDKLRAATAVRDPSSTPRPWT, from the coding sequence ATGCACCTCGACCTCGACAACCTGGAATCGGCGTTGGCTCTCAAACCCATTGCCCTAGTGCACTTCTGGTCAGTGGGAAGCCCCGGCGGCGATGGTTTTGAACTGATCTACGACCGCTCGGCACGACGACATCCCGCGGTGCTGCACGCCGACGTCAATACCGATCAGCAACAGCACCTCGCTCAAATCGCCGGAGTAGCCGACGTTCCGACGACGCTGGTATTTCGTGACGGCGTATTGATCTATCGGGAACCGGGCGCGCTGTCGGCTCGCGTGCTCGAGGAACTTATCCAGCAAATCAAGCTGGTGGATATGGATAAATTGCGTGCCGCGACCGCCGTCCGGGATCCCAGCTCGACGCCACGTCCCTGGACTTGA
- a CDS encoding YVTN family beta-propeller repeat protein produces the protein MSSVTTTTSSGIRPPGGGWWRAGSARTTLIAVLSTVLLAAVLAGCSGGDTGQAGQSPTSPVPPEPTPVAGSVWVADEIGNSLTVLDAAANTVVTTLTGIQGPHNVQVGQDAATVYATSVGTDTVVAIDADTYQVRATGQTGHHPAHVIEAPNGKVYVANADDGTVSIFQSQSLQPLGLIEVGGMPHGLRAASDGSVIVVANHMTGALDVIDAQTDQMQFSVPVGDGPAQVAVSADGRYAYTGITEPAAVVKVDLDARTVAGSVAVSAAPVQVYLTPDNATVVSADQGTPDAPGHAVSLIDTATMTVRTTVATGAGPHGVVIDPAGTLAWVTNSYDNSVSVVDLAGQTVSVTIPVGEGPNGISYSPRTPGSSTPTVALDLPAPAAVTDEDGSAESPHQPGHR, from the coding sequence ATGTCATCGGTCACCACTACGACGTCGTCTGGGATCCGGCCACCGGGCGGTGGCTGGTGGCGGGCTGGGTCGGCGCGCACCACACTCATCGCCGTTCTGTCCACAGTGCTGCTGGCCGCGGTTTTGGCGGGCTGTTCTGGTGGTGACACCGGGCAGGCCGGGCAGTCACCAACCAGTCCCGTCCCACCGGAGCCGACCCCGGTAGCGGGGTCGGTGTGGGTTGCCGACGAGATCGGCAACAGTCTGACGGTCCTCGATGCGGCGGCCAACACGGTGGTGACCACCCTGACCGGCATCCAAGGACCGCACAACGTCCAGGTCGGGCAGGACGCCGCCACGGTGTATGCAACCAGCGTCGGAACCGACACCGTGGTGGCTATCGACGCCGATACCTACCAGGTCAGGGCGACCGGCCAGACCGGGCACCACCCGGCGCATGTGATCGAGGCGCCCAACGGCAAGGTCTATGTGGCCAACGCCGACGACGGCACGGTGTCGATATTCCAGAGTCAAAGCCTGCAGCCGCTGGGCCTGATCGAGGTGGGTGGGATGCCGCACGGTCTACGCGCGGCCAGTGACGGCTCGGTGATCGTCGTCGCCAATCACATGACCGGGGCGCTGGATGTGATCGACGCCCAGACCGATCAGATGCAGTTCTCCGTGCCGGTGGGCGACGGGCCGGCGCAGGTAGCGGTCAGCGCCGACGGACGTTACGCCTATACCGGCATCACCGAGCCGGCGGCGGTGGTGAAGGTGGATCTCGACGCGCGCACGGTGGCCGGCAGCGTCGCGGTGTCGGCGGCCCCGGTGCAGGTCTACCTCACGCCCGACAACGCGACGGTGGTCTCGGCTGACCAGGGCACCCCGGATGCCCCCGGGCATGCGGTATCACTGATCGACACGGCCACGATGACCGTGCGTACCACCGTCGCGACCGGTGCTGGGCCGCACGGTGTGGTGATCGACCCCGCGGGGACGCTGGCCTGGGTCACCAACAGCTACGACAACAGCGTCTCGGTCGTCGACCTGGCCGGCCAGACGGTGTCGGTAACCATCCCGGTCGGCGAGGGACCCAACGGCATCAGCTACTCACCGCGAACGCCGGGATCCAGCACGCCCACGGTTGCGCTGGACCTCCCTGCACCTGCCGCCGTGACCGACGAGGACGGCAGCGCCGAGTCGCCGCACCAGCCAGGGCATCGGTGA
- a CDS encoding MFS transporter → MINQFGINLGFYMLMPYLAGYLAGPLGFAAWAVGLVLGVRNFSQQGMFIIGGTLADRLGYKPLIVAGCLLRTAGFGLLVIAESLPGLLIASAATGFAGALFNPAVRAYLAVDAGPRRVQAFAVFNIFYQAGILAGPLVGLALMMLDFRVTAAAAAVVFALLTIAQLFALPQHSTDVPAGTTSVLVDWRTVAANRSFILFAAAMIGSYVLSFQVYLALPLQAGILAPSDQSLIVAGIFVVSGVVAVFGQMRITRWFAARWRPGRSLVVGLAVLSAAFIPLMVIPDSERLGHGAAVAALLVAAGLLAVGSAAVFPFEMDTVVSLADGRLVGTHYGFYNTIVGIGILAGNLATGSLMHAAHLAGVDELVWVGLALIGLLSATALYRLDRTGRLQPLPATGPIATAD, encoded by the coding sequence ATGATCAACCAGTTCGGGATCAATCTCGGGTTCTACATGCTCATGCCCTATCTGGCCGGCTACCTCGCCGGCCCACTAGGGTTCGCCGCGTGGGCGGTGGGACTGGTGCTCGGCGTGCGCAACTTCTCCCAACAGGGAATGTTCATTATCGGGGGCACCCTGGCCGATCGGCTCGGCTACAAGCCGCTGATCGTGGCCGGCTGCCTGTTGCGCACAGCCGGTTTCGGGTTGCTGGTCATCGCCGAGTCGCTGCCGGGGCTGCTTATCGCCTCGGCGGCCACCGGATTCGCCGGTGCGCTGTTCAACCCCGCGGTTCGGGCCTACTTGGCCGTTGACGCCGGGCCGCGCCGCGTGCAGGCGTTCGCGGTGTTCAACATCTTCTACCAGGCCGGCATCCTGGCCGGCCCGCTGGTGGGGCTGGCGCTGATGATGCTCGATTTTCGCGTCACTGCCGCAGCGGCCGCGGTCGTATTCGCACTGTTGACCATCGCCCAACTGTTCGCACTGCCCCAGCACAGCACCGACGTGCCGGCAGGGACAACTTCGGTGTTGGTCGACTGGCGCACCGTGGCAGCCAACCGGTCATTTATATTGTTCGCCGCGGCGATGATCGGCTCCTACGTGCTGTCATTCCAGGTCTACCTTGCTTTGCCGCTGCAGGCCGGGATACTCGCCCCGAGCGACCAATCGCTCATCGTGGCAGGGATTTTCGTCGTATCAGGTGTGGTGGCTGTCTTTGGGCAAATGCGCATCACCCGCTGGTTCGCCGCACGCTGGCGGCCGGGGCGATCCTTGGTGGTCGGGTTGGCGGTCTTGAGCGCGGCGTTCATCCCACTGATGGTGATACCCGACAGCGAGCGCCTGGGCCACGGCGCGGCGGTGGCCGCGCTGCTGGTGGCAGCGGGGCTGCTGGCGGTCGGTTCCGCGGCGGTGTTTCCGTTCGAGATGGACACCGTCGTGTCGCTGGCGGACGGTCGCTTGGTCGGCACCCACTACGGCTTCTACAACACCATCGTCGGGATCGGAATCCTCGCCGGCAACCTTGCGACGGGATCGCTGATGCACGCTGCCCACCTCGCCGGCGTCGACGAACTCGTGTGGGTAGGGCTCGCACTGATCGGACTACTGTCCGCGACTGCTCTCTACCGACTCGACCGCACGGGCCGCCTGCAACCTCTACCGGCCACCGGACCCATCGCGACAGCAGACTGA
- a CDS encoding PLP-dependent cysteine synthase family protein, producing the protein MNHILSAQPPHLHASRHHFLGRCDRPATMVGRTPVLRFGAPFTTDGRGFWAKLEGFNPGGMKDRPALYMVERGRAREELRPGARIIESTSGTLGLGLALAGTVYGHPVTLVTDPGLEPIIARMLTAFGAQVDVVSSPHPEGGWQQARRDRVAELLGADPHAWYPDQYTNPDNVEAYRPLALELQAQLGHIDVLVCSVGTGGHSAGVARVLREFNPELRLIGVDTVGSTIFGQPSGTRLMRGLGSSIYPRNVDYAAFSEVHWVAPAEAVWACRTLAATHYASGGWSVGAVALVAGWAARTLGPDATIAAIFPDGPQRYFDTVYNDDYCRAHGLLGVVPPPEPAVIDDPRIRIVSSWTRCTHVVDPVAVMG; encoded by the coding sequence ATGAACCACATTCTGTCCGCTCAGCCCCCACATCTGCACGCCTCCCGCCACCATTTCCTGGGCCGTTGCGACCGGCCTGCCACGATGGTCGGCCGGACTCCGGTGCTGCGCTTTGGCGCCCCGTTCACCACCGATGGCCGTGGCTTTTGGGCCAAGCTCGAAGGCTTCAATCCCGGCGGCATGAAGGACCGCCCGGCGTTGTACATGGTCGAGCGGGGCCGGGCTCGCGAAGAACTGCGACCCGGGGCGCGCATCATCGAATCGACCAGCGGCACCCTGGGATTGGGCTTAGCGCTGGCCGGCACGGTGTACGGCCATCCGGTCACGCTGGTCACCGACCCCGGATTGGAGCCCATCATCGCTCGGATGCTGACGGCTTTCGGTGCCCAGGTCGATGTGGTGAGCTCGCCCCATCCCGAGGGTGGGTGGCAGCAAGCACGGCGCGACCGGGTCGCCGAGTTGCTGGGCGCCGATCCGCACGCTTGGTACCCCGATCAGTACACCAACCCCGACAACGTCGAGGCGTACCGGCCGTTGGCGCTGGAATTGCAGGCTCAACTCGGCCACATCGACGTGCTGGTGTGCTCGGTGGGCACCGGTGGGCATTCGGCCGGGGTGGCACGGGTGCTGCGCGAGTTCAATCCCGAGCTGCGGTTGATCGGGGTGGACACGGTCGGATCGACGATCTTCGGACAGCCGTCCGGCACCCGGCTGATGCGCGGGCTGGGCTCGAGTATCTACCCGCGCAATGTGGATTACGCGGCGTTCAGCGAGGTGCACTGGGTGGCGCCGGCCGAGGCGGTGTGGGCCTGCCGCACGCTGGCGGCCACCCATTACGCCAGCGGTGGGTGGAGTGTCGGAGCGGTCGCCTTGGTAGCCGGCTGGGCGGCACGCACGCTGGGACCCGACGCCACCATCGCTGCGATCTTCCCCGATGGGCCGCAACGCTACTTCGACACCGTCTACAACGACGACTACTGCCGCGCCCACGGCCTGCTCGGAGTCGTCCCGCCTCCTGAGCCGGCCGTCATCGACGATCCGCGCATCAGAATTGTGTCGTCGTGGACCCGTTGCACCCACGTCGTCGACCCGGTGGCGGTGATGGGGTGA
- the lpqS gene encoding putative copper homeostasis (lipo)protein LpqS codes for MTSTANVTRATHSAAIAALALALGLLVMVIGVGWASGSAEPSGSHGPHATVAGPYGEFAVAADHPHFENGSLPVVPDIVAEAVLPRAATALVALGLAVAIGLVALLWRPRLWRGVRGPPRGRGAVWSGRQRLTRMCIARR; via the coding sequence GTGACGTCGACCGCTAACGTAACTCGCGCGACGCACAGTGCCGCCATCGCGGCGCTGGCGCTGGCGCTGGGGTTGTTGGTAATGGTGATCGGCGTCGGGTGGGCATCGGGGAGCGCTGAGCCGTCGGGGTCTCATGGCCCGCACGCGACGGTCGCCGGCCCCTACGGCGAGTTTGCTGTCGCAGCTGACCATCCGCACTTCGAAAACGGGTCGCTGCCGGTGGTGCCTGACATCGTCGCCGAGGCCGTGCTGCCCCGAGCAGCAACCGCACTGGTGGCCCTGGGTCTGGCTGTCGCGATCGGCCTGGTGGCCTTGCTGTGGCGCCCCCGACTATGGCGGGGAGTGCGAGGGCCACCTCGCGGCAGGGGCGCCGTGTGGAGCGGTCGGCAGAGGTTGACCCGCATGTGCATCGCGCGCCGCTGA
- a CDS encoding DUF5078 domain-containing protein, with protein sequence MLRKTILGIALLGCAALAFPGIALADATDDYPIPNRMLTTACTAEQVMAAARDADPVYYERYMIDYNNKSPEIQRATRDKMHWFFSMDYAGRRAYSEEVVTNFADPLTAAWPNHAKLLFNNKGVAAHTTDVCANYPPEDQSVWTW encoded by the coding sequence ATGTTACGAAAGACGATCCTCGGGATCGCCTTGCTAGGCTGCGCCGCGCTGGCCTTTCCGGGAATCGCCTTGGCCGACGCCACCGATGACTATCCAATCCCGAATCGGATGTTGACGACGGCGTGCACAGCCGAGCAAGTCATGGCCGCTGCTCGCGATGCCGATCCGGTGTACTACGAGCGGTACATGATCGACTACAACAACAAGTCACCCGAGATTCAGCGGGCTACTCGAGACAAGATGCACTGGTTCTTCTCGATGGACTACGCCGGGCGCAGAGCTTACTCGGAGGAAGTGGTCACCAACTTCGCCGATCCCCTGACGGCGGCATGGCCCAATCACGCGAAGCTGCTCTTCAACAACAAGGGTGTCGCCGCCCATACCACCGATGTGTGCGCCAACTACCCGCCCGAGGATCAGTCCGTCTGGACATGGTAG
- a CDS encoding DUF732 domain-containing protein: MKWTVLGTAAVATAVAFAPAAQADVDTNFADELHTYGIYGQNDYNAWIGKIVCKRLRNGVDTDAKRSAQFVYTNLQTGSTTEQAWQFLGAALRTYCPDQRPILEQAAR, from the coding sequence ATGAAGTGGACGGTTCTTGGAACTGCCGCAGTCGCAACGGCAGTCGCGTTCGCCCCGGCCGCGCAGGCCGACGTCGACACCAACTTCGCCGACGAGCTGCACACCTACGGCATCTACGGCCAAAACGATTACAACGCCTGGATCGGGAAGATCGTCTGTAAGCGGTTACGCAACGGCGTGGACACCGATGCGAAGAGGTCGGCCCAGTTCGTCTACACCAATCTGCAAACAGGCAGCACCACCGAGCAAGCGTGGCAATTCCTTGGCGCCGCACTGCGCACATACTGTCCCGACCAGCGGCCGATCCTAGAACAAGCGGCGCGATAG